From Medicago truncatula cultivar Jemalong A17 chromosome 7, MtrunA17r5.0-ANR, whole genome shotgun sequence, a single genomic window includes:
- the LOC11437460 gene encoding glucan endo-1,3-beta-glucosidase: IIHFFWFVLNYTGIGVNFGRNGDNLPSPQNVVGLYNKCGIKLLRLFEPSPDILEALKGSNIQVSLGVRNQDLQSLASTKEAASQWVNTNVAPYKGGVNFQWIVLGNEIIPGAQASFVTQAMQKIKDALTSIGLTDIKVTTSFYMQGLASSYPPSAGAFTNDVVNVMKDVTAYLHQTGAPLMVNVYPYFAYASNPKDIKLEYATFQAVAPVVDGELSYTNLFDAMVDSIYAALEKIDAKNVSLIIGETGWPAAGNDPYTSKENAKTYNTNLIQHLQSGKGTPRRPNQAIDAFIFAMFDEDQKAAGVEQNWGLFYHDLTPVYPLLSC; encoded by the coding sequence ataatccattttttttggtttgttttgaaTTATACAGGCATTGGTGTCAACTTTGGGAGGAATGGTGACAATCTTCCATCCCCTCAAAATGTTGTAGGCCTTTACAACAAATGTGGCATTAAGCTTCTAAGACTTTTTGAGCCAAGTCCTGATATATTAGAAGCATTAAAAGGTTCTAACATACAAGTGAGTCTTGGAGTAAGAAATCAAGATTTGCAAAGCTTAGCATCAACCAAAGAGGCTGCTAGCCAATGGGTCAATACTAATGTTGCACCTTACAAAGGTGGTGTAAATTTCCAATGGATTGTATTGGGAAATGAGATTATTCCAGGTGCTCAAGCAAGTTTTGTTACTCAAGCCATGCAAAAGATTAAAGATGCATTAACTTCCATTGGCTTAACTGATATTAAAGTGACCACATCATTTTATATGCAAGGACTTGCATCGTCTTACCCTCCATCTGCAGGTGCATTTACTAATGATGTGGTGAATGTTATGAAAGATGTTACTGCTTATCTACATCAAACTGGAGCACCCCTTATGGTTAATGTGTACCCTTACTTTGCTTATGCATCAAATCCAAAAGATATTAAGTTAGAATATGCCACATTTCAAGCCGTAGCTCCTGTAGTGGACGGTGAATTGAGTTATACTAACCTTTTCGATGCAATGGTTGATTCAATTTATGCAGCATTGGAAAAAATAGATGCAAAAAATGTTTCTCTAATTATTGGAGAAACTGGTTGGCCTGCTGCAGGGAATGACCCTTACACAAGTAAAGAAAATGCTAAGACATATAACACAAACTTGATTCAACATTTGCAGAGTGGTAAAGGCACACCAAGAAGACCAAACCAAGCTATAGATGCGTTTATATTTGCGATGTTCGATGAGGACCAGAAGGCAGCTGGAGTGGAGCAGAATTGGGGACTCTTTTATCATGACTTGACTCCTGTTTATCCTCTTCTAAGTTGTTGA
- the LOC11433737 gene encoding glucan endo-1,3-beta-glucosidase has translation MASLRIKSIFLTLALILTVQRPLSTEGIGVNFGRNGDNLPSPQNVVGLYNKCGIKLLKLFEPSPDILEALKGSNIQVSLGVRNQDLQSLASTKEAANQWVNTNVAPYKGGVNFQWIVLGNEIIPGAQASFVTQAMQNIKDALTSIGLTDIKVTTSFYMQGLASSYPPSAGAFTNDVVNVMKDVTAYLHQTGAPLMVNVYPYFAYASNPKDIKLEYATFQAVAPVVDGELSYTKLFDAMVDSIYAALEKIDAKDVSLIIGETGWPAAGNDPYTSKENAKTYNTNLIQTFAEW, from the exons ATGGCTTCATTAAGGATAAAGTCCATTTTCTTGACTTTGGCTTTAATCCTAACAGTTCAACGACCTCTCTCTACTG AAGGCATTGGTGTCAACTTTGGGAGGAATGGTGACAATCTTCCATCCCCTCAAAATGTTGTAGGCCTTTACAACAAATGTGGCATTAAGCTTCTAAAACTTTTTGAGCCAAGTCCTGATATATTAGAAGCATTAAAAGGTTCTAACATACAAGTGAGTCTTGGAGTAAGAAATCAAGATTTGCAAAGCTTAGCATCAACCAAAGAGGCTGCTAACCAATGGGTCAATACTAATGTTGCACCTTACAAAGGTGGTGTAAATTTCCAATGGATTGTATTGGGAAATGAGATTATTCCAGGTGCTCAAGCAAGTTTTGTTACTCAAGCCATGCAAAATATTAAAGATGCATTAACTTCCATTGGCTTAACTGATATTAAAGTGACCACATCATTTTATATGCAAGGACTTGCATCGTCTTACCCTCCATCTGCAGGTGCATTTACTAATGATGTGGTGAATGTTATGAAAGATGTTACTGCTTATCTACATCAAACTGGAGCACCCCTTATGGTTAATGTGTACCCTTACTTTGCTTATGCATCAAATCCAAAAGATATTAAGTTAGAATATGCCACATTTCAAGCAGTAGCTCCTGTAGTGGACGGTGAATTGAGTTATACTAAACTTTTCGATGCAATGGTTGATTCAATTTACGCAGCATTGGAAAAAATAGATGCAAAAGATGTTTCTCTAATCATTGGAGAAACTGGTTGGCCTGCTGCAGGGAATGACCCTTACACAAGTAAGGAAAATGCCAAGACATATAACACAAACTTGATTCAAACATTTGCAGAGTGGTAA
- the LOC11433738 gene encoding subtilisin-like protease Glyma18g48580 isoform X1: MTFQKQRRMDCSILCLLIFTLLLNHVHASKKCYIVYLGAHSHGPTPSSIDLETATSSHYDLLGSIMGSKENAKKAIIYSYNKQINGFAAILEEEEAAQIAKNPKVVSVFLSKEHKLHTTRSWEFLGLRGNDINSAWQKGRFGENTIIANIDSGVWPESASFNDRGIGPIPAKWRGGNICQINKLRGSKKVPCNRKLIGARFFNKAYELVNGKLPRSQQTARDFYGHGTHTLSTAGGNFVPGASIFGIGNGTIKGGSPKSRVVTYKVCWSQTIADGNSAVCYGADVLSAIDQAISDGVDIISVSVGGRSSSNFEEIFTDEISIGAFQAFAKNILLVASAGNGGPTPGSVTNVAPWVFTVAASTIDRDFSSTITIGNKTVTGASLFVNLPPNQSFTLVDSIDAKFANVTNQDARFCKPGTLDPSKVSGKIVECVGEKITIKNTSEPVSGRLLGFATNSVSQGREALSAGAKGMILRNQPKFNGKTLLAESNVLSTINYYDKHQLTRGHSIGISTTDTIKSVIKIRMSQPKTSYRRKPAPVMASFSSRGPNQVQPYILKPDVTAPGVNILAAYSLFASVSNLVTDNRRGFPFNIQQGTSMSCPHVAGTAGLIKTLHPNWSPAAIKSAIMTTATIRDNTNKLIRDAIDKTLANPFAYGSGHIQPNTAMDPGLVYDLSVVDYLNFLCAAGYSQRLISTLLNPNMTFTCSGIHSINDLNYPSITLPNLGLNAVNVTRIVTNVGPPSTYFAKVQLPGYNIVVVPDSLTFKKNGEKKKFQVIVQARSVTPRGRYQFGELQWTNGKHIVRSPVTVQRK, translated from the exons ATGACTTTCCAAAAACAGAGAAGAATGGATTGCTCCATATTATGTCTTCTTATTTTCACTTTGTTGCTGAATCATGTTCATGCCAGCAAAAAG TGTTACATTGTATACTTGGGAGCACATTCACATGGTCCAACCCCTTCCTCTATTGACCTTGAAACTGCTACATCTTCTCATTATGATTTACTGGGTTCAATCATGGGAAG CAAGGAGAATGCAAAAAAAGCAATAATTTATTCATATAATAAACAGATCAATGGCTTTGCAGCTATACTTGAAGAGGAAGAGGCTGCACAAATTGCAA AAAATCCAAAGGTGGTGTCTGTGTTCTTGAGCAAAGAGCATAAATTACACACTACACGTTCATGGGAATTTCTTGGATTGCGTGGAAATGATATCAACTCAGCTTGGCAAAAGGGAAGATTTGGTGAAAATACCATCATAGCTAACATCGATTCAG GTGTTTGGCCCGAATCGGCGAGTTTTAACGACAGAGGAATAGGTCCAATTCCAGCAAAATGGCGTGGGGGAAACATCTGTCAAATTAACAAACTAAGAGGTTCAAAGAAAGTTCCATGTAACAG GAAGTTAATTGGAGCAAGATTTTTCAACAAAGCATATGAACTTGTTAACGGCAAACTTCCTCGTTCGCAACAAACAGCACGTGACTTTTACGGCCATGGTACTCACACACTATCAACAGCTGGTGGAAACTTCGTACCAGGTGCAAGCATATTTGGTATCGGCAATGGTACCATTAAAGGTGGTTCACCAAAATCAAGAGTTGTAACCTACAAAGTGTGTTGGTCTCAAACAATTGCAGATGGAAATAGTGCAGTTTGTTATGGTGCTGATGTATTATCTGCTATCGATCAAGCCATTAGTGATGGTGTTGATATAATCTCAGTTTCTGTTGGAGGCCGATCTAGttcaaattttgaagaaatttttaccGATGAAATTTCAATAGGTGCATTTCAGGCATTCGCTAAAAACATATTATTAGTTGCATCTGCTGGAAATGGTGGACCAACCCCTGGAAGTGTTACTAATGTTGCTCCTTGGGTGTTCACTGTTGCTGCTAGTACAATTGATAGAGACTTCAGCAGTACTATAACCATTGGTAACAAAACAGTCACG GGAGCCAGCCTTTTTGTAAACTTACCACCTAACCAGTCTTTCACTCTGGTGGATTCTATTGATGCTAAATTTGCCAATGTGACAAATCAAGATGC TCGATTTTGTAAACCGGGAACACTTGATCCTTCAAAAGTGAGTGGTAAAATAGTGGAGTGTGTTGGAGAAAAGATAACAATTAAGAACACTTCTGAACCTGTATCTGGACGTTTGTTGG GATTTGCCACAAACTCCGTCTCTCAGGGTCGGGAAGCTTTATCGGCCGGTGCCAAGGGAATGATTTTGAGAAATCAACCAAAATTTAATGGGAAAACACTTCTCGCTGAGTCTAATGTTTTGTCTACTATCAACTATTATGACAAGCATCAATTAACAAGAGGACATAGTATAGGCATAAGTACCAC GGATACAATAAAGTCGGtaattaaaattagaatgtCACAGCCAAAAACTTCATATCGAAGAAAACCAGCTCCAGTTATGGCTTCATTCTCATCTAGAGGACCAAATCAAGTTCAGCCATATATACTCAAG cCTGATGTAACTGCGCCGGGTGTGAACATACTTGCTGCCTATTCATTGTTTGCAAGTGTGTCTAATTTAGTAACAGACAATCGTCGAGGTTTTCCATTCAATATACAACAAGGAACTTCTATGTCTTGTCCTCATGTTGCTGGCACTGCTGGACTTATCAAAACACTTCATCCTAATTGGAGTCCAGCAGCTATTAAATCAGCTATTATGACCACAG CAACCATAAGAGATAACACCAACAAGTTGATACGCGATGCAATCGATAAAACATTGGCAAATCCATTTGCTTATGGTTCAGGACATATTCAACCCAACACTGCAATGGATCCCGGACTTGTTTATGATCTAAGTGTTGTTGATTACTTAAACTTCTTATGTGCTGCTGGATACAGTCAACGACTAATTTCAACACTACTTAATCCCAACATGACATTTACTTGTTCAGGAATTCATAGCATAAATGACTTGAATTACCCTTCAATCACATTACCAAATCTTGGGTTGAATGCTGTTAATGTCACTCGCATAGTCACCAATGTTGGGCCACCAAGTACATATTTTGCAAAAGTCCAATTGCCTGGAtataatattgttgttgttccaGATTCCTTGACATTcaagaaaaatggtgaaaagaagAAATTTCAAGTTATTGTGCAAGCAAGAAGTGTGACTCCAAGGGGAAGATACCAATTTGGAGAACTGCAATGGACAAATGGAAAACACATTGTAAGGAGTCCCGTTACTGTTCAACGCAAATGA